One genomic window of Arvicola amphibius chromosome 4, mArvAmp1.2, whole genome shotgun sequence includes the following:
- the LOC119813153 gene encoding keratin-associated protein 9-3, whose protein sequence is MACCATSFCGFPTCSTGGSSCCQPCCSQSSCCQPCCSQSSCCQPSCCQPSCCGTGSGQEGGSGGVSCRVRWCRPDCRVEGTCLPPCCVVSSTPPTCCQLHHAQASCCRPSYCGQSCCRPACCCYCCPPSCSEPSC, encoded by the exons ATGGCCTGCTGCGCTACTAGCTTCTGTGGCTTTCCCACATGCTCCACCGGTGG GTCCAGCTGTTGCCAGCCCTGCTgttcccagtccagctgctgccagccctgctgctcccagtccagctgctgccagcccagctgctgccaaCCAAGCTGCTGTGGAACTGGCAGTGGCCAGGAAGGTGGCAGTGGAGGCGTGAGCTGCCGCGTTAGATGGTGCCGCCCAGACTGCCGCGTGGAGGGCACCTGCCTGCCCCCCTGCTGTGTGGTGAGCAGCACACCCCCAACCTGCTGCCAGCTGCACCATGCCCAGGCCTCCTGCTGCCGCCCATCCTACTGTGGACAGTCCTGCTGTCGCCCAgcctgctgctgctactgctgcccCCCAAGCTGCTCTGAGCCCAGCTGCTAA
- the LOC119813562 gene encoding keratin-associated protein 9-3-like — MACCATSFCGFPSCSTGGTCGSSCFQPSCCEGGYGYGIGGGIGYGQEGGYGGVSCRVRWCRPDCRVEGTCLPPCCVVSSIPPSCCQLHHAQASCCRPSYCGQSCCRPACCCYCC, encoded by the coding sequence ATGGCCTGCTGCGCTACTAGCTTCTGCGGCTTTCCCTCTTGCTCCACTGGTGGCACCTGCGGCTCCAGCTGCTTCCAACCAAGCTGCTGCGAAGGTGGCTATGGCTATGGCATCGGGGGTGGCATTGGCTACGGCCAGGAGGGTGGCTATGGAGGCGTGAGCTGCCGTGTCAGATGGTGCCGCCCAGACTGCCGCGTGGAGGGCACCTGCCTGCCCCCCTGTTGCGTGGTGAGCTCTATTCCCCCATCCTGCTGCCAGCTGCACCATGCCCAGGCCTCCTGCTGCCGCCCATCCTACTGTGGACAGTCCTGCTGCCGCCCAgcctgctgctgctactgctgctag